In the genome of Candoia aspera isolate rCanAsp1 chromosome 1, rCanAsp1.hap2, whole genome shotgun sequence, one region contains:
- the PSMC3 gene encoding 26S proteasome regulatory subunit 6A, which translates to MASVWDEAEDGIGEEVLKMSTEEIVQRTRLLDSEIKIMKSEVLRVTHELQAMKDKIKENSEKIKVNKTLPYLVSNVIELLDVDPNDQEEDGANIDLDSQRKGKCAVIKTSTRQTYFLPVIGLVDAEKLKPGDLVGVNKDSYLILETLPTEYDSRVKAMEVDERPTEQYSDIGGLDKQIQELVEAIVLPMNHKEKFENLGIQPPKGVLMYGPPGTGKTLLARACAAQTKATFLKLAGPQLVQMFIGDGAKLVRDAFALAKEKAPSIIFIDELDAIGTKRFDSEKAGDREVQRTMLELLNQLDGFQPNTQVKVIAATNRVDILDPALLRSGRLDRKIEFPMPNEEARARIMQIHSRKMNVSPDVNYEELARCTDDFNGAQCKAVCVEAGMIALRHGATELTHEDYMEGILEVQAKKKANLQYYA; encoded by the exons ATGGCGTCAGTCTGGGATGAGGCGGAG GATGGCATCGGGGAAGAGGTGCTGAAGATGTCCACGGAAGAGATCGTCCAGCGTACCCGCCTGCTGGATAGTGAGATCAAG ATCATGAAGAGTGAAGTACTGAGAGTAACTCATGAGCTACAAGCAATGAAAGACAAGATCAAAGAAAACAGCGAAAAGATCAAAGTGAATAAAACTCTGCCGTACCTTGTGTCCAATGTCATAGAG CTGCTGGATGTTGATCCCAATGACCAGGAAGAAGATGGAGCAAACATTGACCTTGATTCACAAAGGAAGGGCAAGTGCGCTGTCATCAAAACCTCTACTCGACAG ACATACTTTCTGCCTGTGATTGGGTTAGTAGATGCTGAAAAGCTAAAGCCTGGAGATCTAGTG GGAGTGAACAAAGACTCCTACCTGATTCTGGAAACCTTGCCTACAGAATACGACTCAAGGGTGAAAGCCATGGAAGTGGATGAGAGACCTACAGAACAGTACAGTGATATTGGAGGGCTAGATAAACAAATCCAAGAG CTGGTAGAAGCTATTGTTCTGCCAATGAATCATAAAGAGAAATTTGAAAACCTGGGTATCCAACCTCCTAAAGGGGTGCTTATGTATGGGCCTCCAGGAACAGGAAAGACTCTCTTGGCCAGAGCTTGTGCTGCACAGACAAAG gctaCATTCTTGAAGCTAGCTGGTCCACAGTTGGTGCAGATGTTTATTGGTGATGGAGCCAAGTTGGTCCGAGATGCCTTTGCATTGGCCAAGGAGAAAGCACCTTCTATCATTTTTATTGATGAACTTGATGCCATTGGCACAAAGAG ATTTGACAGTGAAAAAGCTGGTGATCGTGAAGTACAGAGGACCATGTTGGAACTGCTTAATCAGCTTGATGGGTTTCAACCCAACACACAAGTCAAG GTAATTGCTGCAACCAACCGTGTTGATATCCTAGATCCTGCTTTACTACGCTCAGGGCGGCTAGACCGCAAGATTGAATTCCCAATGCCCAATGAAGAGGCCAGAGCCAGGATTATGCAGATCCATTCACGCAAAATGAATGTCAG TCCTGACGTGAATTACGAAGAGCTGGCACGATGCACAGATGACTTCAATGGGGCACAGTGCAAGGCTGTGTGTGTGGAAGCG GGGATGATTGCCCTCCGGCATGGAGCAACGGAGCTTACCCATGAAGATTACATGGAAGGAATTTTGGAGGTGCAGGCCAAGAAAAAAGCCAATCTGCAATATTATGCCTGA